A region from the Nocardia terpenica genome encodes:
- a CDS encoding AMP-binding protein, whose translation MASSNPNDELAQRTTRPRTDEAQPHAAFPRERVAAAVRRIGLRAGQLETLITDGHPDRPALTPRPAEPILDENGHGTRHLSPEYETIAYHQLWQRAGAIANVWHHDPRYRVRPGDVVAILGGTGIDHTTLEVACDRLGLECVPVRAETPAQHWHSNHAETPPRILAASLDLLDAAIHCVSTRAEPQVLIVFDLHLYDYQLDCYHWQAVDTARRSLAAAGSAILVEDLPTVLTRGSTLPAAPTVRPDTGETTRPG comes from the coding sequence CTCGCACAACGCACCACACGCCCGCGCACCGACGAAGCTCAGCCCCATGCCGCCTTTCCCCGCGAGCGAGTAGCCGCGGCGGTACGCCGAATCGGTCTCCGCGCCGGGCAACTCGAAACGCTGATCACCGACGGTCATCCGGACCGGCCCGCCCTCACACCCCGACCGGCCGAGCCGATCCTCGACGAGAACGGCCACGGGACCCGCCACCTGTCGCCGGAGTACGAAACCATCGCCTATCACCAGTTATGGCAGCGGGCGGGCGCGATCGCGAACGTCTGGCACCACGACCCCCGCTACCGAGTACGCCCGGGAGATGTCGTAGCAATCCTCGGCGGCACCGGAATCGACCACACGACACTCGAGGTAGCCTGTGACCGTCTCGGCCTCGAATGCGTACCGGTGCGAGCCGAAACGCCTGCCCAGCACTGGCATTCGAACCACGCCGAGACACCACCACGCATCCTCGCCGCCAGCCTGGACCTGCTCGACGCCGCAATACACTGCGTTTCGACCCGTGCAGAACCCCAGGTATTGATCGTGTTCGACCTTCATCTGTACGACTACCAATTGGACTGCTATCACTGGCAGGCAGTGGACACCGCTCGCCGCAGCCTGGCCGCCGCCGGCAGCGCGATACTCGTCGAAGATCTACCCACCGTGCTCACCCGAGGCAGCACGCTCCCCGCAGCCCCCACTGTTCGCCCCGATACCGGCGAAACCACTCGGCCCGGATAA
- a CDS encoding VOC family protein, translating to MPTETYPRFMSLLYIENSEEALTFYTDVFDLEEIVERRFPYNQAPGSEHLRGLAYSKLQFKDGTALSVAERQEWDRPGDTVHVGLNFDDPTEQKAAFDKLADGGTVVTALDKTAWDPNQIYGMVRDRYGVTWETNCYL from the coding sequence ATGCCCACCGAAACCTATCCGCGGTTCATGTCGCTGCTGTACATCGAAAACTCTGAAGAGGCGCTAACCTTCTACACCGATGTGTTCGACTTGGAAGAAATCGTCGAACGCAGGTTCCCGTACAACCAGGCCCCCGGTAGTGAGCACCTTCGCGGACTGGCCTACTCCAAGCTGCAGTTCAAAGACGGCACAGCCCTGAGCGTGGCCGAACGCCAAGAATGGGACCGGCCCGGCGACACCGTCCATGTCGGTCTCAACTTCGACGATCCCACGGAGCAGAAGGCCGCGTTCGACAAACTCGCCGACGGCGGCACCGTCGTCACGGCACTGGACAAAACGGCCTGGGACCCCAATCAGATTTACGGCATGGTCCGTGACCGCTACGGCGTCACCTGGGAAACCAACTGCTACCTGTGA
- a CDS encoding VOC family protein, which produces MTTKFNPYVVFWGNARQAMEFYQRVFGGTLTLTTYGELGRQHPDGADKIVHGVLDTDIGFTLMGADAPPEIAQTSSTNVALFVSGTDADTMHGYWKQLSDGGSVLDPLAKQDWGNEKGACKDGFGTSWLVEIVQPRS; this is translated from the coding sequence ATGACGACAAAGTTCAATCCGTACGTTGTCTTCTGGGGCAACGCGCGGCAGGCCATGGAGTTCTATCAGCGCGTCTTCGGTGGCACCTTGACCCTGACCACCTATGGCGAACTCGGGCGGCAGCACCCGGACGGCGCGGACAAGATCGTCCACGGCGTGCTCGACACCGATATCGGGTTCACGCTCATGGGTGCCGACGCCCCACCAGAGATAGCACAAACATCTTCCACCAATGTCGCGCTGTTCGTGAGTGGGACCGACGCGGACACCATGCACGGCTACTGGAAACAGCTGTCCGACGGCGGCAGCGTGCTGGACCCCCTGGCAAAACAGGATTGGGGCAACGAAAAGGGAGCGTGCAAGGACGGTTTCGGCACCAGCTGGCTGGTCGAAATCGTCCAGCCACGGTCCTGA
- a CDS encoding IS630 family transposase (programmed frameshift) yields MRYPQGGGLTAERRMLRERLRLEAADAFARGEDNAVIAHRLRVSVRSVQRWRQAWGSAGREALRSKGPASLPLLSDEQFQVLEHELAKGPAEHGWPDQKWTLARIKTVIGRRFHISYTIKGVSLLLHRHGWSRQQPARRAVERDDAAVATWVKDVWPHVKPPRRRSEPGSCSKTKPGSRLTPPTARTWAPRGHTPIVRVRGRTTRRISIAALTCYKPGHRSRLIWRPYRHDRNSSGRKSFAWTDYRDLLIAAHRQLGGPIVVCWDNLNTHLTAGMRRFVTGHDWLTVYQLPAYAPDLNPTEGIWSLLRRGRLANRIITDPDHLMRIVRSDLHRIGYHPNLIDGCLTATGLTPTPKRS; encoded by the exons GTGCGGTATCCGCAAGGCGGTGGGCTGACCGCCGAGCGACGGATGTTGCGGGAGCGGTTGCGGCTGGAAGCCGCGGACGCTTTCGCCCGGGGCGAGGACAATGCGGTGATCGCCCACCGGCTGCGAGTCAGCGTGCGGTCGGTGCAACGGTGGCGCCAGGCGTGGGGATCGGCGGGGCGGGAAGCGTTGCGGTCCAAGGGCCCCGCGTCGCTGCCGTTGCTGTCCGACGAACAGTTCCAGGTACTCGAACACGAGCTGGCCAAGGGCCCGGCCGAGCACGGCTGGCCGGACCAGAAATGGACTCTGGCCAGGATCAAGACCGTGATCGGGCGCCGGTTCCACATCTCCTACACGATCAAGGGGGTGTCGTTGTTGTTGCACCGGCACGGGTGGAGCCGTCAGCAACCTGCCCGCCGGGCGGTCGAACGCGACGACGCGGCGGTCGCGACGTGGGTGAAGGACGTGTGGCCGCACGTAAAACCGCCGCGGCGGCGCTCGGAGCCTGGGTCGTGTTCGAAGACGAAGCCGGGTTCACGAT TGACGCCGCCGACCGCACGGACCTGGGCGCCACGCGGGCACACCCCGATCGTGCGGGTCCGGGGCCGAACCACCCGCCGGATATCGATCGCCGCGCTGACCTGCTACAAGCCCGGCCATCGGTCCCGGCTGATCTGGCGACCGTATCGGCACGACCGAAATAGTTCGGGCAGGAAGAGCTTCGCCTGGACCGACTACCGGGACCTGCTCATCGCCGCCCACCGGCAACTCGGCGGGCCGATCGTGGTCTGCTGGGACAACCTCAACACCCACCTCACCGCCGGCATGCGCCGATTCGTCACCGGCCACGACTGGCTCACTGTCTACCAACTGCCCGCCTACGCGCCCGATCTGAATCCGACCGAAGGCATCTGGTCACTACTGCGGCGAGGCCGGCTGGCCAACCGCATCATCACCGACCCCGACCACCTCATGCGCATCGTGCGCAGCGACCTGCACCGCATCGGCTACCACCCCAACCTGATCGACGGCTGCCTCACCGCAACCGGACTCACACCCACCCCGAAACGATCATGA
- a CDS encoding NADPH-dependent F420 reductase, translated as MKIAILGTGGGARSHAAKLLELGHEVFVGTRDPQATLARTEPDQMGNPPYLDWLNDHPGATLLTFGEAAAAADMVINGISGDHAYQVLSGIGEQLTGKTLIDYAVPYVYNHDTAHKWRTPWGFMPLLHPVDTDSLGEQIQRALPGTRVVKAFVTQEQETVVDPKSIGGGDHTMFIAGDDPDAKAVAVQLLREYGWTDILDLGDLVCSRGLEMYAHFHAAVGMALGRRFGVKIV; from the coding sequence ATGAAGATCGCGATCCTGGGCACCGGAGGCGGCGCCCGCAGCCACGCCGCCAAGCTGCTGGAACTCGGACACGAGGTGTTCGTCGGCACCCGCGACCCGCAGGCCACCCTGGCGCGGACCGAACCCGACCAGATGGGCAACCCGCCCTACCTCGACTGGCTGAACGACCATCCCGGCGCCACACTGCTCACCTTCGGCGAGGCCGCCGCGGCCGCCGACATGGTCATCAACGGCATTTCCGGTGACCACGCCTACCAGGTGCTATCGGGCATCGGCGAACAGTTGACCGGGAAAACGCTCATCGACTACGCGGTCCCCTATGTCTACAACCACGACACGGCCCATAAATGGCGCACCCCATGGGGTTTCATGCCGCTACTGCATCCGGTCGACACCGACAGCCTCGGCGAGCAGATCCAGCGTGCGCTCCCCGGGACCCGAGTGGTGAAAGCCTTTGTCACCCAAGAACAGGAGACCGTCGTGGACCCGAAGTCCATCGGCGGCGGCGACCACACCATGTTCATCGCCGGTGACGACCCCGACGCGAAAGCCGTTGCCGTCCAACTCCTTCGAGAATACGGCTGGACCGACATCCTCGACCTCGGCGACCTGGTCTGCTCCCGCGGCCTGGAGATGTACGCCCACTTCCACGCCGCCGTCGGCATGGCCCTGGGCCGCCGCTTCGGCGTGAAGATCGTCTGA
- a CDS encoding IS110 family transposase translates to MRQHLWAGIDAGKSAHHCVVIDTDGKRRLSRRIANDEPALLDLIEAVTGLVDNAEVTWAIDLNHGGAALLIALLLGRDQRLLYIPGRTVHWASGTYRGDGKTDAKDAAIIADQARMRRDLQPLRVGDEAAIELRILTSRRTDLGCDRTRAINRLRAQLLEYFPALERAFDLAHNKAALILLTGYQTPDGLRAIGTARLEAWLRKRKARNSARVASAAVEAARSQRTAVPGQRLGAAMVARLAQEVIQLDIEIAEIEAMIEQRFRRHRHAETIVSMPGFGALLGAEFIAATGGDMTVFNSVDRLAGVAGLAPVPRDSGRVSGNLKRPRRYDRRLLRACYLAAQIAAIHDPVSRGYYQRKRTEGKNHTQAVIALARRRLNVLWAMLRTRTPYQPAPGTVPA, encoded by the coding sequence GTGCGACAACATCTGTGGGCTGGTATTGACGCCGGTAAATCGGCGCATCACTGCGTCGTCATCGATACCGACGGCAAGCGACGGCTCTCGCGCCGGATCGCCAACGACGAACCCGCTCTGCTGGATCTGATCGAGGCCGTCACGGGCCTGGTCGACAACGCCGAGGTGACGTGGGCGATCGACCTCAACCACGGTGGGGCCGCGTTGTTGATCGCCCTGTTGCTCGGTCGGGACCAGCGGCTGCTCTATATTCCCGGACGGACGGTGCACTGGGCTTCGGGCACCTATCGGGGCGACGGCAAGACCGACGCCAAAGATGCCGCGATCATCGCCGACCAGGCCCGTATGCGCCGCGACTTGCAGCCACTGCGCGTGGGTGACGAAGCAGCGATCGAGTTGCGGATCCTCACCTCGCGGCGCACCGACCTGGGCTGCGACCGCACCCGCGCGATCAACCGATTGCGCGCCCAGCTGCTGGAATACTTCCCCGCTCTCGAGCGCGCGTTCGATCTGGCCCACAACAAAGCGGCGTTGATCCTGCTCACCGGCTACCAAACCCCCGACGGGCTCCGCGCGATCGGCACCGCCCGCCTCGAGGCATGGTTGCGTAAACGTAAGGCCCGCAACAGCGCCCGCGTCGCCAGCGCCGCGGTCGAAGCGGCTCGATCGCAGCGCACCGCGGTGCCCGGCCAGCGACTCGGCGCAGCGATGGTGGCCCGCCTGGCGCAGGAGGTGATCCAGCTCGACATCGAGATCGCCGAGATCGAAGCGATGATCGAGCAGCGATTTCGCCGCCACCGCCACGCCGAAACCATCGTGAGCATGCCCGGCTTCGGAGCCTTGCTCGGCGCGGAATTCATCGCCGCGACCGGCGGGGACATGACCGTCTTCAACAGCGTCGATCGCCTCGCCGGTGTCGCCGGTCTGGCCCCGGTTCCCCGGGACTCGGGCCGGGTGAGCGGCAACCTCAAACGGCCGCGCCGCTACGACCGGCGCTTGCTGCGAGCCTGCTACCTCGCCGCCCAAATCGCGGCCATCCACGACCCGGTCTCCCGGGGCTACTACCAGCGCAAGAGAACCGAGGGCAAAAACCACACCCAGGCTGTTATCGCCCTGGCCCGGCGACGCCTCAATGTCTTGTGGGCGATGCTCCGAACGAGAACCCCATACCAGCCCGCCCCGGGGACCGTTCCGGCTTGA
- a CDS encoding nuclear transport factor 2 family protein yields the protein MHVDIDRIAADWARDYEKSWNAMDPDAMGLRYAPDCVGQHPFDEMVRGRAPRVMNLKRLFPTMDSYEVRFGTPFTRGNSSAVEYWVVCHGHDHAALTMAGVSLQEHTADGSVTNVRDYLLMRPGIHTPPITWDK from the coding sequence GTGCACGTGGATATCGACCGGATAGCCGCAGATTGGGCGAGAGATTACGAAAAATCGTGGAATGCAATGGATCCCGATGCGATGGGGCTGCGTTACGCGCCGGACTGCGTCGGTCAGCATCCCTTCGATGAGATGGTGCGCGGGCGTGCACCGCGAGTGATGAATCTGAAGCGGCTGTTCCCGACCATGGACAGCTACGAGGTCCGATTCGGCACCCCGTTCACCAGGGGCAACAGCTCGGCAGTGGAGTACTGGGTCGTCTGCCACGGCCACGACCACGCCGCCCTCACTATGGCCGGAGTCAGCCTGCAGGAGCACACCGCGGACGGATCGGTCACCAACGTGCGCGACTACCTGCTTATGCGACCCGGCATCCACACCCCGCCCATCACCTGGGACAAGTAG
- a CDS encoding TetR/AcrR family transcriptional regulator, whose translation MTTARRRAGKASRERIAAGAMAVIAERGVEGLTHRAVAEAAGVSLGSTTYYFTDREDLIGAALELTVRRFADYLTAWADEHAEDTPAQVCEALTEALMRCFGADRDTKLLEFELYAAATRRLALRPHANRFVELSAAAMERHFDPVTAAAVMSAMTGLFVNGLTQGVTPERDAVAAVLRRILCGIGDSST comes from the coding sequence GTGACGACCGCGCGGCGTCGCGCGGGTAAGGCGAGCCGCGAGCGCATCGCCGCCGGGGCCATGGCGGTGATCGCGGAGCGTGGGGTGGAGGGGTTGACCCACCGTGCCGTCGCCGAGGCTGCCGGAGTGTCGCTGGGGTCCACCACGTATTACTTCACCGACCGGGAAGACCTCATCGGCGCGGCCCTCGAGCTGACGGTGCGGCGGTTCGCCGACTATCTCACCGCCTGGGCCGATGAGCACGCCGAGGACACCCCGGCGCAAGTGTGCGAGGCGTTGACCGAGGCCCTGATGCGATGCTTCGGTGCGGATCGCGACACGAAACTGCTCGAATTCGAGCTGTATGCGGCGGCCACGCGTCGGCTGGCGTTGCGGCCGCACGCGAATCGCTTCGTCGAACTGTCCGCGGCGGCGATGGAGCGGCATTTCGACCCGGTGACCGCGGCTGCGGTGATGAGTGCCATGACAGGTCTGTTCGTGAACGGTCTCACCCAGGGCGTGACTCCCGAACGTGACGCGGTCGCCGCCGTGCTGCGCCGCATCCTGTGCGGCATCGGAGATTCGAGCACATGA
- a CDS encoding winged helix DNA-binding domain-containing protein, translating to MSTTIPVITDEQRRALLTSRHLLAPHRRAACAAGVVDAVLGLHATDPATVYLSAAARLADPQHDDIERDLYDRTQLVRMTGMRGTLFVVTTELAPTVLAATSRSHAAARTAGLLRVLEQADLGDHATLAGLFDEVLALLRGRGELTTREIAAEIPVLQKQLAVSAGKSYESRRSLAVEVAFAMAADGHIVRAGRRGGWTSTQHAWAAAPALPQIPVREARAELARRWLTAFGPGTVADLKWWTGWTVTDTRKALRDSTAIEVSLESEPGYALESHLEPFESPEPAAVLLPALDPTPMGWRNRDFYLDRAHVPALFDRMGNIGPTIWWNGRIVGGWAQRRNSTLAARFLADPGRAARKAIGTEIDRMTSYLADRRFTPAYRTPLERELAGP from the coding sequence ATGAGCACGACGATTCCCGTAATCACCGATGAGCAGCGGCGTGCGCTGCTGACGTCCCGGCATCTGCTTGCGCCGCACCGGCGTGCGGCGTGCGCTGCGGGAGTGGTCGACGCCGTGCTGGGCCTGCACGCCACCGATCCCGCGACGGTGTACCTGTCGGCGGCCGCGCGGTTGGCCGATCCACAGCACGATGACATCGAGCGTGACCTCTACGACCGGACCCAGCTGGTGCGGATGACCGGAATGCGCGGCACCCTGTTCGTCGTCACCACGGAGCTGGCGCCGACGGTGCTGGCCGCGACCAGCCGCTCGCACGCGGCGGCCCGCACGGCGGGACTGCTGCGAGTCCTGGAGCAGGCCGACCTCGGCGACCACGCCACCCTGGCAGGGCTTTTCGACGAGGTGCTGGCCCTGCTGCGCGGCCGCGGCGAACTGACCACCCGAGAGATCGCCGCCGAAATCCCCGTGCTGCAAAAGCAATTGGCCGTCTCGGCCGGGAAGTCGTACGAGTCGCGGCGCAGTCTGGCGGTGGAGGTGGCATTCGCCATGGCCGCCGATGGACACATCGTGCGGGCCGGGCGGCGGGGCGGCTGGACCAGCACACAGCACGCGTGGGCCGCCGCGCCCGCACTCCCTCAAATTCCGGTGCGGGAGGCCAGGGCCGAACTGGCCCGCCGATGGCTGACCGCGTTCGGGCCCGGGACCGTCGCCGACCTGAAATGGTGGACGGGCTGGACCGTGACCGATACCCGAAAAGCCTTGCGCGACAGCACGGCCATCGAGGTATCGCTCGAAAGCGAACCGGGATACGCCCTCGAGTCCCACCTCGAGCCCTTCGAATCGCCGGAACCGGCGGCCGTCCTGCTGCCCGCACTGGATCCGACGCCGATGGGGTGGCGCAACCGCGACTTCTACCTCGACCGGGCCCACGTCCCCGCCCTATTCGACCGGATGGGCAATATCGGTCCCACGATTTGGTGGAACGGCCGCATTGTTGGCGGATGGGCGCAACGCCGAAACAGCACCCTCGCCGCTCGGTTCCTCGCCGACCCCGGACGAGCCGCCCGCAAGGCAATCGGCACCGAGATCGACAGAATGACAAGCTATCTCGCCGACCGCCGCTTCACCCCCGCCTACCGCACGCCGCTCGAGCGCGAACTCGCCGGTCCCTGA
- a CDS encoding aldo/keto reductase, with amino-acid sequence MSPASLPRLGLGTWQIKGDNAYRAVRHALEVGYRHIDTAQLYGNEDQVGRALRDSGIDREEVFVTTKYPQRTPGGETEALTASLRALGLERVDLWLMHFPLKSPEDNARVWDRFSVASTGRADAIGVSNHSIEQLDALVAATGRAPAVNQIRFNPALYDPTLVAAHRERGILLEGHSPLRRPTLTHPILTGIADRHRASSAQVLLAWHFAHDIPAIPKSVHVERITENFGALDVRLSESEVSAIDALGKM; translated from the coding sequence ATGAGCCCGGCGTCGCTGCCGAGGCTCGGGCTGGGCACCTGGCAGATCAAGGGTGACAACGCCTATCGCGCCGTCCGCCACGCCCTCGAGGTCGGCTACCGGCATATCGACACCGCCCAGCTGTACGGCAACGAAGATCAGGTCGGCCGCGCCCTCCGGGACAGCGGGATCGACCGCGAGGAGGTCTTCGTCACCACGAAATACCCGCAGCGCACACCGGGCGGCGAAACCGAAGCCCTCACCGCGAGCCTGCGAGCGTTGGGCCTGGAGCGAGTGGACCTGTGGCTCATGCATTTTCCGCTGAAGAGCCCCGAGGACAACGCTCGGGTGTGGGACCGATTTTCGGTCGCGTCCACCGGGCGGGCCGATGCGATCGGTGTCAGCAACCACAGCATCGAGCAGCTCGACGCGCTCGTCGCGGCGACCGGACGAGCGCCCGCGGTGAATCAGATCAGATTCAACCCGGCGCTCTACGACCCGACGCTCGTTGCCGCCCATCGTGAACGCGGAATCCTCCTGGAGGGCCACAGCCCGCTGCGCCGCCCCACGCTGACCCATCCGATCCTGACCGGGATCGCCGACCGGCACCGAGCGAGTAGCGCGCAGGTGCTCCTGGCGTGGCACTTTGCTCACGACATCCCGGCGATTCCGAAATCGGTTCACGTCGAGCGCATTACGGAGAATTTTGGTGCGCTCGACGTGAGGCTGTCGGAATCCGAGGTATCCGCGATCGATGCTCTCGGGAAGATGTGA
- a CDS encoding Gfo/Idh/MocA family protein has product MKIALLGTGFGQAHAAVYATRDVEVTVFGRRPEVLRSLADRYGFATTTDLDSVFADPAIELIDICLPTDMHSDTVLRAVDAGKHVLTELPLATDTAAAKKVAEAAEASDRQVFVDMYDRFLPANQLLFDAVSSWKYGRLEHLAVEQATALLWPGVSLGVDAIPLDMMHGDIDLIVQTLGVPATLDITATACGPDTGVVEAVLGYPAASARCSASSRMPMPYGSRGGYRATFTDGVLDAAFTQGFDGKPTATVTTYTSKGEETTQLPAADPYSAMIDHVLACLHGRATNRIGPDTVLGTLAVTLDIDAIVNPR; this is encoded by the coding sequence ATGAAGATCGCCTTGCTGGGAACAGGTTTCGGCCAAGCGCACGCCGCCGTCTATGCCACACGCGACGTCGAGGTGACGGTATTCGGCCGCCGCCCCGAGGTGCTACGGTCGCTGGCCGATCGCTACGGTTTCGCCACGACCACCGATCTCGACTCGGTATTTGCCGATCCCGCCATCGAACTCATCGATATCTGCCTGCCGACCGACATGCACTCCGACACCGTGCTGCGCGCGGTGGACGCGGGCAAACACGTGCTCACCGAGCTGCCGCTGGCCACCGATACGGCAGCGGCGAAGAAGGTCGCCGAAGCCGCGGAGGCGAGTGATCGGCAGGTCTTCGTCGACATGTACGACCGGTTCCTGCCCGCGAATCAACTGCTGTTCGACGCGGTCTCCTCGTGGAAGTACGGTCGGCTCGAGCATCTGGCCGTGGAGCAGGCCACCGCCCTGCTGTGGCCGGGGGTCAGCCTCGGTGTGGACGCGATCCCGCTCGATATGATGCACGGCGATATCGATCTCATCGTCCAAACCCTCGGCGTCCCCGCCACTCTCGACATCACCGCGACCGCATGCGGTCCCGATACGGGGGTGGTGGAGGCCGTCCTCGGCTACCCGGCCGCGTCGGCCCGGTGCTCGGCGTCCTCCCGCATGCCCATGCCCTACGGATCGCGTGGCGGCTACCGCGCCACCTTCACCGACGGTGTTCTCGACGCGGCCTTCACCCAGGGCTTCGACGGCAAACCCACCGCCACGGTCACCACCTACACATCCAAGGGCGAGGAGACGACACAGCTCCCGGCGGCCGATCCCTACTCGGCGATGATCGACCACGTCCTGGCCTGTCTGCACGGCCGAGCCACCAACCGGATCGGCCCGGACACGGTGCTGGGCACCCTCGCGGTGACCCTGGACATCGACGCCATCGTCAACCCGCGATGA
- a CDS encoding VOC family protein: MNALTPGQIVWFEISTRDAEPAQTFYSRLLGWTYELDPDSSIDGRRYIRIIASNAPFPMGALFETPAATEQINVSILSTDVAADVTRLTKLGATVMIPATQVGDVTWFAVLADPQGNPFSLFSRSTSERFEERMEAGEDYMVQAAAKPARGSMAWFEVGTTDPKATQSFYTQAFGWRFEFDDTAGGKQYYNIFTGNEWPSGGMYDLGPNGADYLVPSFLVGDVPEVSELAENLGAVVEFGPDTNPDGLVYARIVDPTGNRFEVFSNPGM; encoded by the coding sequence ATGAACGCTCTGACACCCGGACAGATCGTCTGGTTCGAGATCAGCACCCGAGACGCGGAACCGGCGCAGACGTTCTACTCCCGGCTGCTAGGCTGGACCTACGAGCTGGACCCGGACTCATCGATCGACGGCCGCCGCTACATCCGCATCATCGCGTCCAACGCCCCGTTCCCAATGGGCGCCCTCTTCGAAACCCCCGCCGCCACCGAGCAGATCAACGTGTCCATCCTGTCCACCGACGTCGCCGCCGACGTCACCCGACTCACGAAACTCGGTGCGACCGTGATGATTCCGGCCACGCAGGTCGGCGACGTGACCTGGTTCGCCGTCCTCGCCGACCCGCAGGGCAACCCCTTCTCGCTGTTCTCCCGCAGCACGAGCGAAAGATTCGAGGAACGCATGGAGGCAGGGGAGGACTACATGGTCCAGGCCGCCGCCAAACCCGCGCGGGGTTCGATGGCCTGGTTCGAGGTCGGAACCACCGACCCCAAGGCCACGCAATCCTTCTACACGCAGGCGTTCGGCTGGCGTTTCGAGTTCGACGACACCGCGGGCGGCAAGCAGTACTACAACATCTTCACCGGCAACGAATGGCCCTCCGGCGGGATGTACGACCTCGGCCCGAACGGCGCCGACTATCTGGTGCCCTCGTTCCTGGTCGGCGATGTCCCCGAGGTGAGCGAACTCGCCGAAAACCTCGGAGCGGTGGTCGAATTCGGCCCCGACACCAACCCGGACGGCCTGGTCTACGCACGCATCGTCGACCCGACCGGCAACCGATTCGAAGTGTTCTCCAACCCGGGAATGTGA
- a CDS encoding DNA-3-methyladenine glycosylase family protein gives MGRHPVTLTEQANLTVCPPAPFHFDTTTSKPSTLPDPTTVHEPGVHWQTVRWGDQVLGIRLNDNGTREDPKLGVTVFAERALPPAVVESIGFELRWRYDLDTDLSWFCRRFAADPALSGPIERIGGMRVSCAFSLYEWVSVLALLQMATAGRISAMVGSVFDAYGRVVQFDGRRLHAFWEPHAIATAGEAPLRAMKLGYRAKSLVRIANSVLDGDFDENAIRVMDRDRARAALLKLYGIGPASVGYLMFQTFHHYDAFDVVPPWETKLYSRLLYDTESVPAEDILTDMTARYGRWRALAGAYLLEDLFLRHQHDPIDWLAAEIRM, from the coding sequence ATGGGCCGTCATCCGGTGACGCTGACCGAGCAGGCGAATCTGACCGTGTGTCCACCGGCGCCGTTCCACTTCGACACCACCACGTCCAAGCCGTCCACGCTGCCCGATCCGACGACCGTACACGAGCCCGGCGTGCACTGGCAGACAGTGCGATGGGGTGATCAGGTACTGGGAATTCGGTTGAACGACAACGGAACGCGTGAGGATCCCAAACTGGGTGTCACGGTGTTCGCCGAGCGGGCACTGCCACCGGCGGTGGTCGAGTCGATCGGATTCGAACTGCGCTGGCGCTACGACCTGGACACCGACCTGTCCTGGTTCTGTCGGCGCTTCGCCGCGGATCCGGCCCTGTCCGGGCCGATCGAGCGCATCGGCGGGATGCGGGTGAGTTGCGCGTTCTCGCTGTATGAATGGGTGAGCGTGCTGGCGCTGCTGCAGATGGCCACCGCCGGACGCATCAGCGCGATGGTTGGATCGGTGTTCGACGCGTACGGCCGGGTGGTCCAGTTCGATGGCCGACGGCTGCATGCATTCTGGGAACCACACGCCATCGCCACCGCCGGTGAGGCGCCGTTGCGGGCGATGAAGCTCGGTTATCGCGCCAAATCCCTTGTCCGCATCGCCAACTCGGTGCTCGACGGCGATTTCGACGAGAACGCGATCCGGGTGATGGACCGGGACCGGGCCCGCGCCGCCCTGCTGAAGCTGTATGGGATCGGCCCGGCGTCGGTGGGGTATCTGATGTTTCAGACCTTCCACCATTACGACGCCTTCGACGTCGTGCCGCCGTGGGAGACCAAGCTGTACTCGCGGCTGCTGTACGACACCGAATCCGTTCCGGCAGAAGACATCCTGACCGATATGACCGCACGGTACGGCCGCTGGCGCGCACTGGCCGGAGCGTATCTGCTCGAAGACCTGTTCCTGCGCCATCAGCATGACCCCATCGACTGGCTGGCCGCGGAAATTCGCATGTGA